A stretch of DNA from Streptomyces rubradiris:
GGCCGGGTGAGCTGTCGCGTCGATGTTCTCACGGGGCAGGTGGCGGGCGGGTTCGTCCGGGTGTGCCGATTCACAGGGAAATCTCAGACAACTCGGGGTTTGCCTCTCACCTTTGACGGTGAGACTCGGTCCCGATGAAGCGCATCTCACGCGGCCCGGCCACCTCGCGGCCCGCGCTGCTCGGCGCGGTGGTGCTGCTCTCGCTGACCTCGGCCTCCGTGGCCGCCGCCGACGACGGGCCGGGGCCGTTCGGGGTCACCGTGGACGCCGTCGCGAACCGGTGGAGCGCGCGGGTGGGCGCGCTGTTCGCCGCGGACGGGGCGGGCCGTCCGGCCGGCGGTCACTTCTGCACCGCGTCGGTGGCGCACAGCCCGCACGGCGACCTGATCGTCACCGCCGCCCACTGCCTGGACGACCCCGGCCGCGACCTGGTGTTCGTGCCGGGCTACCGCGCGGGGCGGGCGCCGTACGGGGTGTGGAAGGTGACGCGGCGGTTCCTGCCCGAGGAGTGGACCCGGGGCCGGGACGAGGACAGCGACCTCGCCTTCGCCACCGTCGCCGGGCGGGGCGGGGGCCGGGTGGAGGACGCGGTGGGCGGCTACCGGTTCACGCCCGGCGTGGCCACCGGCGCGACCGGCGTGACCGTCACCGGGTACCCGGCCTCCCGCGAGGTGCCCATCACCTGCACCGACAAGCCGGCCCGGCACGGCCGTACCCAACAGCGCGTCGACTGCCCCGACTTCACCGGAGGCACCAGCGGCAGCCCCTGGGTCAACGGGGACCACGAGATCGTCGGGGTCCTCGGCGGTCACGAGGAGGGCGGCAGCACGGCCGGGACCTCGTACAGCGTGGCGCTGGGACGTGTGGCGGCGGAGCTCTACGAGGAGGCGGCGGCCGAACCGTCCTGACCTGGGCCCGCCCTTCGGCTCGCCGGCGGTTCCGGTGGCCGGAGCGGTCTCATGTATGCGGTCGCCACCGCGAAATGACGCCACATCATGAGAAAGGACTCTTGGATCCGCCCGCCATGGGGGAAAGTTGAACCGTGCGGAAGTCATGGGTGATCGGTGGGGCGGCCGGCGCGCTCGGCGTGAGCTTCGTGATGCTGCTGGTCGTCGGTGTGTACATCGTGGCGGGAAACCTGGTCAACGGGGTGACCTCGGGGAGCCGGGGGCTGGCGAAGGGGGCGGTGCCGGCCGCCTACAAGTCGTTGGTGCAGCGGTGGGGCAATCTGTGCCCGGCGCTCACGCCCGCGCTGCTCGCCGCGCAGCTGTACCAGGAGAGCGGGTGGAACCCGACCGTCGTCAGCCCGGCCGACGCGCGCGGTATCGCGCAGTTCATCCCGAGCACCTGGGCGACGCACGGCATCGACGGCGACGGTGACGGCAAGCGGGACATCTGGGACCCGGACGACGCGATCCCGTCGGCGGCCTCGTACGACTGCGAACTGGCCAAGTACGTCAAGGACGTGCCCGGTGACGTCTCCGACAACATGCTCGCCGCCTACAACGCGGGCGCCTACCGGGTGATCCGGGCGGGCGGGGTGCCGGCCATCAGCGAGACGCAGAACTACGTCAAGCGGATCCGCAGCCTGGAGAAGAGCTTCGCCGCGCCGGTCAGCCGGCTCGACCCCACCCGGCAGGCCGCCGGCGCCATCGCCTTCGCGC
This window harbors:
- a CDS encoding trypsin-like peptidase domain-containing protein, producing the protein MKRISRGPATSRPALLGAVVLLSLTSASVAAADDGPGPFGVTVDAVANRWSARVGALFAADGAGRPAGGHFCTASVAHSPHGDLIVTAAHCLDDPGRDLVFVPGYRAGRAPYGVWKVTRRFLPEEWTRGRDEDSDLAFATVAGRGGGRVEDAVGGYRFTPGVATGATGVTVTGYPASREVPITCTDKPARHGRTQQRVDCPDFTGGTSGSPWVNGDHEIVGVLGGHEEGGSTAGTSYSVALGRVAAELYEEAAAEPS
- a CDS encoding NlpC/P60 family protein — protein: MRKSWVIGGAAGALGVSFVMLLVVGVYIVAGNLVNGVTSGSRGLAKGAVPAAYKSLVQRWGNLCPALTPALLAAQLYQESGWNPTVVSPADARGIAQFIPSTWATHGIDGDGDGKRDIWDPDDAIPSAASYDCELAKYVKDVPGDVSDNMLAAYNAGAYRVIRAGGVPAISETQNYVKRIRSLEKSFAAPVSRLDPTRQAAGAIAFAQSRLGTPYLWGGNGTPEQGGRFDCSGLTKAAYEKVGITLPRVANDQYNAGPHPSRDELLPGDLVFFSDDLTDSRAIRHVGIYVGGGYMIDAPRTGAVIRFDPIDTPDYFGATRVTEEGAQALPTAV